The Pygocentrus nattereri isolate fPygNat1 chromosome 2, fPygNat1.pri, whole genome shotgun sequence genome has a window encoding:
- the peli3 gene encoding E3 ubiquitin-protein ligase pellino homolog 1 — MVLEGSSEALCPPPSLELRPSCNKSQPSPPLGSGSQPHEALFPGDKEPIKYGELIVLGHNGSLASGDKGRRRSRLALYKRPKANGVKPDVIHNVSTPLVSKALSNKSQHSISYTLSRSHSVIVEYTHDPNTDMFQIGRSTESMIDFVVTDTAGSGGGGGGQGQSQGGAGGDGGQSAQSTISRYACRIMCERSAPYTARIYAAGFDSSKNIFLGERAAKWRTSDGLMDGLTTNGVLVMHPAGEFVSEPAPGVWREISVCGNVFALRETRSAQQRGKLVENESNMLQDGSLIDLCGATLLWRTPDGLRRTPTLKQLESLRQELNAARPQCPVGFNTLAFPSLAQRATVDKKQPWVYMNCGHVHGYHNWGFRKEKGVGSSAIGGGAGAGGTAPASTGDRECPMCRRVGPYVPLWLGCEGGLYLDAGPPTHAFCPCGHVCSEKTVQGWSQIPLPHGTHAFHAACPFCGTWLTGEHGHVKLIFQGPVD, encoded by the exons ATGGTTTTAGAAGGAAGCTCCGAAGCCTTGtgtccccctccctccctgGAGCTGCGCCCATCATGCAACAAGAGCCAGCCATCCCCACCTCTGGGCTCAGGCTCTCAGCCCCATGAGGCCCTGTTCCCTGGGGACAAAGAGCCTATCAAATATGGAGAGCTAATTGTGCTGGG GCATAATGGGTCGCTAGCTAGCGGGGATAAAGGGCGCAGGAGGAGTCGGCTAGCCCTTTACAAGAGACCCAAAGCCAATGGTGTCAAACCCGATGTCATCCACAATGTCTCAACACCTCTGGTGTCAAAG GCCCTGAGCAACAAGAGCCAGCACAGCATCTCCTACACACTGTCAAGGAGTCATTCTGTTATAGTGGAGTACACACATGACCCCAACACAGATATGTTCCAg ATTGGCCGTTCCACAGAGAGCATGATTGACTTTGTGGTGACGGACACAGCTGGcagcggtggtggtggtggtgggcaGGGTCAGAGTCAGGGTGGTGCAGGAGGAGATGGGGGCCAGTCAGCCCAGAGCACAATCTCCCGCTACGCCTGCCGCATCATGTGTGAGCGCAGCGCTCCCTACACCGCCCGTATCTACGCCGCCGGCTTCGACTCCTCTAAAAACATCTTCCTCGGG GAGCGGGCAGCCAAATGGCGGACCTCAGATGGCCTAATGGATGGGCTGACCACCAACGGGGTGCTAGTGATGCACCCTGCGGGCGAGTTTGTGTCTGAGCCGGCTCCAGGGGTGTGGAGAGAGATCTCAGTGTGTGGAAATGTCTTTGCCCTCCGAGAGACACGCTCTGCTCAACAGAGAGGCAAACTG GTGGAAAACGAATCAAACATGCTGCAGGATGGCTCTCTGATCGACCTGTGTGGGGCCACCCTGCTGTGGCGGACTCCCGATGGCCTGCGCCGGACGCCTACGCTGAAGCAGCTGGAATCTCTGCGGCAGGAGCTTAATGCAGCACGGCCTCAGTGTCCAGTCGGCTTCAACACACTGGCCTTCCCCAGCCTGGCCCAGCGTGCCACCGTCGACAAGAAGCAGCCCTGGGTCTACATGAACTGCGGCCACGTCCACGGCTACCACAACTGGGGCTTCCGCAAGGAGAAGGGGGTGGGGTCTTCGGCAATCGGAGGTGGGGCTGGAGCCGGAGGCACTGCCCCAGCCAGCACAGGGGACCGCGAGTGCCCCATGTGCCGAAGGGTGGGGCCCTACGTGCCCCTGTGGCTGGGCTGTGAGGGTGGGCTGTACCTGGACGCCGGACCCCCCACCCATGCCTTCTGCCCCTGCGGCCATGTGTGCTCAGAAAAGACGGTGCAGGGCTGGAGCCAGATCCCGCTGCCACACGGAACACACGCCTTCCACGCTGCCTGCCCGTTCTGCGGCACGTGGCTGACCGGAGAGCATGGTCACGTCAAACTCATCTTCCAAGGGCCCGTTGACTGA